Below is a genomic region from Phycobacter azelaicus.
CAGACGCGCTGACCTTCCTCGGAGAACCTGCGGTCGTCTCGGTCGGTACACTGTTCCAGGCGGCGCTTCTGCCTGGCATCATGCTGGCCCTGCTTTATGCACTTTATGCTTTTGGCTTCGCGCTGTTGAACCCGGAGAAAGCACCGGCGGTTGAACTGGGCACTACAGGCGATGAGCCGATTACTCGCAATGAAGCACTGACCTGGTTCCTGGGTGTGCCTGCTGCGATCATCGGCGGTGCCATGCTGCTTGGCTCGGTAAACGTTATCGGTTCGCAGAATATCAATGTCTCCAGCTTCTCGGACGCGGGTCAAACCGCTTCCTTGCGTACCTCGGTTGGGCCTGAGTGTAAGGCTTCAATGATCGAGCTGCACGGCCAAGAGGCCTGGGATGCAGCCGTTGAGGAGCAAAAAGCCATTGATGCCGCTGGCGGTGTCGCATCTGCAGAGCGTCTGAACGAAGATCAGATCGCCGAAGCCCGTGCTGCAAAGATCGCCAACGCGGCACCGCTGGGCACCGGGATCACAGTGATCATTGTTCTGCTCGGTCTGGTTCTTGCAGTTGGGCGCGGTGTTGCCCCGTCGCGGGATGGCAAACCGCTGATCGTGGGCGCCATAGGCCTGCTGCTCTTGGCGCTGGTCGATATCCTGATGATTGCGCCGACAACTTCGTCCGGGACGACGGTTCTGTTGATCCTGATTCCTGTGGCCATCGCTCTTTATGGCTGCAAAGAAGCGGCGATCCGCTGTGCGCGCAACGATCTGATCCGCGTGGTCTTCCCACCGCTGGTTCTGATTGTTGCTGTGCTGGGCTCGATCCTTGGCGGGATCACCAACCCGACGCCTGCTGCGGCGCTTGGGGCGGGTGGTGCCATCATGTTGGCGGCTTATCGTCGCCTGCAGGACGAAGGACGTTCGGGCAAGATCATCATCGGGTCGACCTTCGCGGTGATCATCTGCATCCTGATCGGAATCAACTTCGATCTGCGGATCAATCAGGACAACGTTTCCTTTGAAAGCTGGGTGGCCTTCTTCTTTGCCTATGGCGCTTATCTTTACGCGCTGTTCGGTCTGCTGTTTGGCTGCTTTGTGCTGTTCAAGGGCGGGGTGCTGACACCGATCGTACGGGAAACCGCCAAGGTGACCTCAATGGTCTTCACCATCCTGATCGGCTCGCAGCTCTTGAACCTGGTGGTGATTTCCTTTGGTGGCGAGCACTATATTCAGCAGTTCCTGAAGAGCTTTGACAACGAGATGACGGTCTTCCTGATCGTGATGCTGGTTCTGTTCTTCCTGGGATTCGTTCTGGACTTCCTCGAGATCATCTACATCGTGATCCCGATTGTCGGGCCGGTTATCTATGGTGGCTCATTCGATCCCAAGTGGGTGACCATCATGGTTGCGGTGAACCTACAGACGTCGTTCCTGACACCGCCCTTCGGCTTTGCGCTGTTCTACCTGCGCGGTGTGGCGCCGAAAGAGGTGACAACGGGTCACATCTATCGCGGGGTTCTGCCCTTCGTGCTGATCCAGGTTGCGGGTCTGGCGATCCTCTGGCTGTTCCCGTCTATCGTGACCATCGTTCCGTCCCTGATGCCGAACTGATCGGATCTCTAAAGCAATTGAAAAAGGGCCCTTTGCGGGGCCCTTTTTTGTGATCAGCGACTTAAAACCAGGTTAGCCCATGGACAGGGTCCAAGCCTTGTCGGCGGGTATTCGGCCTTCCAGTACCTCTCGGTAGGCAGCGGCCACGCTCTCAGCGCCGACGCCGTGAGATAGCGACAGCCATTTTGAGCTTGTCTTGGCTGCGCGCTCCCAGAAGGCGGCGGACCGGCGGTCGAATTCGCCCGGCCCCCAATCCTTGCCACGCTTTGCGATATGGCCGGGGGCAAAGAACATGGCACTGCGCTCCCGGATATAATCTTCGCCCATGCCAGCCTCGTCGTAGTGGGTGAGTCCAACGTGGCTGGTATAGCGCATCGCCGATCCAAGGTTCCGATGCAGGTGGCTGATGACAGGACCTGAGCCAGACATGTCGATGATCAGGGTAGGGCAGTGCGCTTTGAGCGCAGTTTCGATATCGTCATAGGTCAAAACTTGATCATAGAGGGCGAGCGCTCGAACCTTATGTGCATTCCCGCGGGAGGTCAGCGCCAGAACGGGCGGGGCGCCCCGGTCTTCCTTTATCGCGTAGGCGGTGCCGATCCCGGTCTTGGAGGATGCCGAGACGATCAACACCTGCTCGGCTCCGAACCAGTCGTTGTCCTTGGAAAAGTCATAAAGGCAGTAAGAGGTCGCATATAGCGGCCAGAGCACCATGCGCAGATCATCCATGGCGGCATCATAATCCGGGTCCTTGGACAGGCGCACATAGCGGTTATAGACCGCAGGCAAATCTTGCCGGTATGCGGCACCGTCCAAGAAGCGTTTCTCCTTAACTTGCTGCGGTTCAAGCGTGACGTGGGAGGCCATGGGCCAATATCCAAAAAGTCGTTCTCCTGCAAAGACGCCCTCTGCGGCGCTCTCTTCGACAATGCCAATCCCCCAGACCGGGAGCACGCCCCAGTCTTGGTCGTTGGGAGGGAAGAACTTCCAGTATCCGATCCGCTCGCCCACCACGCCGTAGGTGATGTTGTTGGCCGTCAGGCCAAAACGCTCGACCCTGACCCTTATCTCACCGGGGGCAGGCGGGCGCTGTTCCTCAGATGTCAGACGATATCTGGCCAAATCCGTTTTGCAGACCTCAAAGGTCTGCGCCGTGTGCTCTGATGTCATGAATGATGCTCTCCCTTTGGGAAAAGCGTAGTCGGGCCACGGCGGCAAACAAAGTCGCACTATCAGTCCGGGACGTTGCGTCAGGTCTCATCAAGCGAGATAAGTCGACATTCCGGGCGCGGCTCAGCGAGATTTGTGAATCGGCTGCTGGGGAAGCTGGATATTCGCAACCTGCTCGGAGATTGTGGTGCTGGCCGTCTCGGACGGGCTGCCGGTGGTGGCCTGCAGCTCTTCAAAGCGTTTCCATTTGCCCCCATGGTAAAGCTCCAGCCCTGAAAATCGGGTCTTGTAGCCCATTTTGGGGCTGCCTTTGACCCAATAGCCCAAGTAGACATAGGGCAGTCCTGCGTCACGGGCGATCTCGATATGATCGAGGATCATGTAGGTGCCGAGGGAGTTCTGAGGCTGATCGGGCTGGTAGAAGGAGTAAACCATGCTCAGCCCGTCCTCCAGCACATCTGTCAGCGAAACGGCTGACAGCGTGTTTTCTTCGCGGCTGCTGTATTCCACCACCCGGCTGCGGATCGGCGTTTCTTCAATCATAGCAGCGTATTCGAACACATCCATATCCGCCATGCCGCCATCAGAATGGCGACTGTCCAGATAGTGTCGGAACAGCTGGTACTGATCTTCGGTCGCCCAGGGCGATGTTGCGCGCCGGATCAGATGGCTGTTGCGTTTGAGGGTGCGTTTCTGGCTGCGACTGGGGGCGAAACGCGCAACATCGATACGCGCCGACAGGCAGGCTGAGCAGTCTGAGCACGATGGACGGTAGAGCACGTTTTGCGAACGCCGGAACCCTTGCTGCGACAGGCTGTTGTTTAACTGTTCCACGCCGTCCCCTTGCAGGGCGGTGAACAGTTTGCGCTCCATCCGGTCCTCCAGATAGGGACAGGGCTGGGGAGCCGTCACATAAAACTGAGGAGCGATGGGAAGAGTGTGGCGCATAGGGGTGGGCTAAGGTCCAGAACGGATGTCTCAAGAGAAAGTCTTATCCTTAAGGATAGCAACGAGCACCCTTCGCGCCAAGGGTGCTCGGTCAAAATGGTTTCACAGTGG
It encodes:
- a CDS encoding TRAP transporter large permease, whose translation is MLFGLDGVEIGLIIVFFCLFGGILSGFPVAFAIGGAGVISFGIIAALDSAGLLIHQAIDTSSQVYRDLVNSGVKPDTISIFRYPELPRIGEPVFPQGWETALDRNVSFIVNRMNERVLAGASIETLLAVLMFVLMGITLERSKIANDLLTTMARVFGPLPGGLAVSIVVVGAFLAASTGIVGATVVTMGLLALPTMLRNNYSPELATGVIAASGTLGQIIPPSIVIVLLGTLAGDLYSTAQETRAQEAGCTDALTFLGEPAVVSVGTLFQAALLPGIMLALLYALYAFGFALLNPEKAPAVELGTTGDEPITRNEALTWFLGVPAAIIGGAMLLGSVNVIGSQNINVSSFSDAGQTASLRTSVGPECKASMIELHGQEAWDAAVEEQKAIDAAGGVASAERLNEDQIAEARAAKIANAAPLGTGITVIIVLLGLVLAVGRGVAPSRDGKPLIVGAIGLLLLALVDILMIAPTTSSGTTVLLILIPVAIALYGCKEAAIRCARNDLIRVVFPPLVLIVAVLGSILGGITNPTPAAALGAGGAIMLAAYRRLQDEGRSGKIIIGSTFAVIICILIGINFDLRINQDNVSFESWVAFFFAYGAYLYALFGLLFGCFVLFKGGVLTPIVRETAKVTSMVFTILIGSQLLNLVVISFGGEHYIQQFLKSFDNEMTVFLIVMLVLFFLGFVLDFLEIIYIVIPIVGPVIYGGSFDPKWVTIMVAVNLQTSFLTPPFGFALFYLRGVAPKEVTTGHIYRGVLPFVLIQVAGLAILWLFPSIVTIVPSLMPN
- a CDS encoding DUF2855 family protein: MTSEHTAQTFEVCKTDLARYRLTSEEQRPPAPGEIRVRVERFGLTANNITYGVVGERIGYWKFFPPNDQDWGVLPVWGIGIVEESAAEGVFAGERLFGYWPMASHVTLEPQQVKEKRFLDGAAYRQDLPAVYNRYVRLSKDPDYDAAMDDLRMVLWPLYATSYCLYDFSKDNDWFGAEQVLIVSASSKTGIGTAYAIKEDRGAPPVLALTSRGNAHKVRALALYDQVLTYDDIETALKAHCPTLIIDMSGSGPVISHLHRNLGSAMRYTSHVGLTHYDEAGMGEDYIRERSAMFFAPGHIAKRGKDWGPGEFDRRSAAFWERAAKTSSKWLSLSHGVGAESVAAAYREVLEGRIPADKAWTLSMG
- a CDS encoding arginyltransferase; protein product: MRHTLPIAPQFYVTAPQPCPYLEDRMERKLFTALQGDGVEQLNNSLSQQGFRRSQNVLYRPSCSDCSACLSARIDVARFAPSRSQKRTLKRNSHLIRRATSPWATEDQYQLFRHYLDSRHSDGGMADMDVFEYAAMIEETPIRSRVVEYSSREENTLSAVSLTDVLEDGLSMVYSFYQPDQPQNSLGTYMILDHIEIARDAGLPYVYLGYWVKGSPKMGYKTRFSGLELYHGGKWKRFEELQATTGSPSETASTTISEQVANIQLPQQPIHKSR